A section of the Methanocaldococcus sp. FS406-22 genome encodes:
- a CDS encoding DUF531 domain-containing protein, which produces MKKLKRMTLILYNSYDKTRWHEAHKRAIARAAPICYAFDCNLAIMDFPCKDVEDILNIKTTIGNSGEYLEKLIEKNRFFIVDKFLPQFGIPIASTSKPDEKKAITPLDTAHLLKKKPVGIYVGLGRHGLPKDIMESSLYHLDITEKKVSLETCTAIGCIPAVVYCYTKYI; this is translated from the coding sequence ATGAAGAAGTTGAAAAGGATGACGTTAATTTTATACAACTCCTATGATAAAACAAGATGGCATGAAGCACATAAAAGAGCAATAGCAAGAGCTGCTCCAATATGTTATGCGTTTGATTGTAACTTAGCGATTATGGACTTTCCCTGTAAAGATGTGGAAGATATCTTAAACATAAAAACCACTATTGGCAATTCTGGAGAATACTTAGAAAAATTAATTGAAAAAAATAGATTTTTCATTGTTGATAAATTTTTGCCACAATTTGGGATTCCAATTGCTTCAACATCCAAACCTGATGAAAAAAAGGCTATAACTCCGTTAGATACTGCCCATTTATTAAAGAAAAAGCCAGTTGGAATATATGTTGGATTGGGTAGGCATGGTCTGCCAAAGGATATAATGGAATCGTCTCTTTATCATTTGGATATAACCGAAAAAAAAGTATCTTTAGAAACTTGTACGGCCATTGGGTGTATTCCGGCTGTGGTATATTGCTATACTAAATACATTTGA
- the ahaH gene encoding ATP synthase archaeal subunit H yields MSVSVMEAIKEVKLAEEQAVNEIEEAKKKAEQIKAEAIEEAKKLIAEAEEEAKKLVEEMIKKAEEEAKKEAEKILEETEKEIKEIISIAKVKILSLKLSEILEI; encoded by the coding sequence ATGAGCGTTAGTGTTATGGAGGCAATAAAAGAGGTAAAATTAGCTGAAGAACAGGCAGTTAATGAAATAGAAGAAGCAAAAAAGAAAGCTGAGCAGATAAAGGCAGAGGCTATTGAAGAGGCAAAAAAACTCATTGCTGAAGCTGAAGAAGAGGCAAAAAAACTTGTTGAGGAGATGATTAAAAAGGCAGAGGAAGAAGCAAAAAAAGAAGCTGAAAAGATTCTTGAAGAGACGGAAAAAGAGATAAAAGAAATAATATCCATTGCTAAAGTTAAAATCCTCTCGTTGAAATTATCTGAGATTCTTGAAATTTAA